The following are encoded together in the Lactuca sativa cultivar Salinas chromosome 1, Lsat_Salinas_v11, whole genome shotgun sequence genome:
- the LOC111899414 gene encoding disease resistance protein RUN1, whose translation MVVISDLSSSSSSSTTEYKYDVFLSFRGGDTRNNFTDHLHKALLDANISTFLDEEEIETGAHLKPELMNAIRDSRVSIIVLSKNYANSSWCLDELALILEQHRNSNQIVIPIFYDVEPTHVRKQQSSFGDAIAEHIQKMEVETDGNKRREMARKIEQWKKALTEVADLKGMDLDGRPETKFIEQIVRDIYRRRIPLRSSLPLLIGMEDPIKFVTLWLKDDSSTKGDMLTILGIGGIGKTSLAKYVYGLYSRKFDTSSFIEDISRNCAGKLTGLLDLQEQLYGDISKRSSIQVRDKSLYTSKIENALARRKVFLVLDDIDSLDQLDALLGSKGFHPGSKIIITTRDARLIECCSLFKTNAKPEHAEYELTGLCEIESPKLLCFHAFASNNPKPGYEEVIKKIVKYCHGHPLALQVLGNSLYNMDVAYWEERINMLKKESISNVNMVLRKSFDSLTSENDKDLFKHIACFFVGVDRDVTETILNACGIRARSGITNLIDKCLLSIGRNNELVMDQLLQEMGRFVVHQESEKPWKRS comes from the exons ATGGTTGTTATCTCTGAtctttcatcttcatcttcttcatctaccACTGAGTATAAATATGACGTATTTTTAAGTTTTCGAGGTGGTGATACTCGTAATAATTTCACAGATCATCTCCATAAAGCCCTCCTGGATGCCAATATCTCTACCTTTTTGGATGAAGAAGAGATTGAAACCGGAGCACATCTGAAACCGGAACTGATGAATGCGATTAGAGATTCTAGAGTTTCTATTATCGTGCTCTCCAAAAATTACGCTAATTCGTCATGGTGTCTTGATGAATTGGCACTGATACTTGAGCAACATAGGAACTCCAACCAAATTGTCATCCCCATCTTTTATGATGTCGAGCCTACCCATGTCAGGAAGCAACAGAGTAGCTTTGGGGATGCAATAGCTGAGCACATACAAAAGATGGAGGTAGAAACAGATGGAAATAAAAGAAGAGAAATGGCTAGAAAGATCGAGCAGTGGAAGAAAGCGCTTACAGAAGTTGCTGATTTGAAAGGGATGGATCTAGATGGCAG GCCAGAGACGAAGTTTATCGAACAGATTGTTAGGGACATCTATCGTAGACGAATACCATTAAGGAGTTCTCTGCCACTACTTATTGGGATGGAAGATCCCATTAAATTTGTCACATTATGGTTGAAAGATGATTCCTCAACTAAGGGAGATATGCTCACTATTTTGGGTATCGGTGGTATAGGGAAGACATCTTTAGCCAAATATGTCTACGGGTTATATTCTCGTAAATTTGACACAAGCAGCTTTATTGAAGATATCAGTAGGAATTGTGCCGGCAAATTGACCGGGTTGCTTGATTTGCAAGAACAACTCTATGGTGACATTTCAAAAAGAAGTTCAATTCAAGTTCGTGATAAATCTTTATACACATCAAAGATAGAGAATGCATTGGCCCGTAGAAAGGTGTTTCTAGTTCTTGATGATATTGATAGTCTCGACCAGTTGGATGCATTACTTGGAAGCAAAGGTTTTCATCCAGGAAGCAAAATCATAATCACAACAAGGGACGCACGGTTGATAGAGTGTTGTTCCTTATTCAAGACGAATGCTAAACCCGAGCATGCAGAGTACGAGCTTACAGGATTATGTGAGATTGAATCACCGAAACTTCTATGTTTTCATGCATTTGCATCCAACAATCCTAAGCCAGGTTATGAAGAAGTGATAAAAAAGATTGTGAAGTACTGTCATGGACATCCATTGGCTCTTCAAGTTTTGGGCAACTCTCTTTATAATATGGATGTAGCTTATTGGGAAGAGCGCATAAACATGCTAAAGAAAGAAAGCATTTCCAATGTAAATATGGTCTTGAGAAAAAGCTTCGATTCTTTGACATCTGAAAACGATAAGGACTTGTTTAAGCATATTGCTTGCTTTTTTGTTGGAGTAGATAGAGATGTTACGGAAACTATATTGAATGCATGTGGTATAAGAGCAAGAAGTGGGATTACGAATCTCATTGATAAATGCCTTCTTAGTATTGGACGGAATAATGAATTGGTGATGGATCAGTTGCTTCAAGAGATGGGAAGGTTTGTAGTTCATCAAGAATCTGAAAAGCCATGGAAGCGAAGTTGA
- the LOC111899454 gene encoding uncharacterized protein LOC111899454 produces the protein MRTLEKENQGVSFELKTEALSNMDDLMILQLNYVKMNGSDENFPTQLRWLCMHGFPLKYIPLELRMDNLVALDLSYSKIESFDVRYTNPSRPEKKQKLDGSCSKEKKLLGSLKILDLSFCEQLRRVGGFDGLHALERLILTNCIHLLEVCESIEQCAELGLLDLSYFKTLKKLPRTIRMLKKVKTLSLDGCNLGESQTKISDMDSVILEAIPNDQKFFMISLPRSLVSLSFENANLSNESFPMDFSCLSMLKELYLDENPIVSLPNCVRNLPRLVILSMKKCKLLMSIENPPYTLAFLDIYSISEHKPLLQKVSFVPEMSPLELSLGGGNSLAPSSLEIEGMVKIQPMTSVQEKVLHVLGWTNLDFTDESRVGTYFLLRGPEESEIQMYYEFGIFSTIYGGEKMPNWISSRSKGPSISFTIPSSPNNLRGLNFCSVQKSPFRNIDDFLSLPLIIISNRTKKQTWIYEHYIHNVSVGGGCAILLSHWMYGMKEMEDGKRDEEEDALGSYKSWNHIIGGDLTGFELTTGEYILHNERFLVHGTEVNLYHLPLVGDGAIFKG, from the exons ATGCGAACACTGGAGAAAGAAAACCAAGGTGTATCATTTGAGCTGAAAACAGAGGCGTTGAGTAACATGGATGATCTGATGATCCTACAACTGAATTATGTGAAAATGAATGGGTCTGATGAGAATTTCCCAACACAATTAAGATGGTTGTGTATGCATGGGTTCCCTTTAAAGTATATACCTTTAGAGTTGCGGATGGATAATCTAGTTGCTCTTGACCTGTCTTATAGCAAAATTGAATCATTTGACGTTCGTTATACTAATCCATCACGACCAGAGAAGAAGCAAAAG TTAGATGGATCGTGCTCCAAAGAGAAAAAGTTGCTTGGATCATTGAAGATTCTTGATTTAAGTTTTTGTGAACAACTTCGTAGGGTGGGTGGCTTTGATGGACTTCATGCACTTGAGAGGTTAATACTTACAAATTGCATTCATTTGCTTGAGGTTTGCGAATCAATTGAGCAATGTGCCGAACTTGGTCTACTTGATCTGAGCTACTTCAAAACACTTAAAAAACTTCCAAGAACCATACGGATGctaaagaaggttaaaacactttcGCTAGATGGTTGTAATCTTGGTGAATCTCAAACCAAGATTAGTGATATGGATTCCGTCATTTTGGAGGCTATACCAAATGATCAAAAGTTCTTTATGATTTCTTTACCGAGGTCTTTAGTAAGCTTGTCATTTGAAAATGCTAATTTATCCAACGAATCCTTTCCCATGGACTTCAGTTGCCTCTCCATGTTAAAGGAATTATATCTGGATGAAAATCCGATCGTATCCTTGCCCAATTGTGTGAGAAACCTTCCTAGACTTGTGATACTCAGTATGAAAAAATGTAAATTACTGATGTCAATTGAGAATCCTCCATATACACTAGCATTTTTAGACATCTATTCTATCTCAGAACATAAGCCTTTGCTACAAAAAGTTTCATTTGTTCCAGAAATGTCCCCTCTCGAGTTATCATTGGGGGGTGGGAACTCGTTAGCACCTTCATCGCTTGAAATTGAAGGCATGGTCAAAATTCAACCAATGACAAGTGTTCAGGAAAAGGTGTTGCATGTTTTGGGCTGGACTAATTTAGACTTCACTGATGAGAGTCGTGTGGGAACTTATTTTTTGCTTAGAGGACCAGAGGAATCTGAAATCCAG ATGTACTACGAATTTGGAATATTTAGCACAATTTATGGGGGTGAAAAGATGCCAAATTGGATTAGTAGTAGAAGCAAGGGGCCATCAATATCTTTTACCATCCCATCATCTCCTAACAATCTCAGGGGATTGAATTTCTGCTCTGTGCAGAAGTCTCCATTTAGGAATATTGATGATTTCCTTAGTTTACCCCTGATAATAATTAGTAATAGAACAAAGAAACAGACATGGATATACGAACATTACATTCATAATGTGAGTGTAGGTGGAGGGTGTGCAATATTGTTGAGCCATTGGATGTATGGGATGAAGGAAATGGAAG ATGGAAAGagggatgaagaagaagatgcttTAGGTTCTTACAAATCATGGAATCACATCATTGGTGGAGATCTCACTGGATTTGAGTTGACAACAGGAGAATACATCCTACACAATGAACGATTTTTGGTGCATGGCACTGAAGTGAATCTATATCATCTTCCACTTGTTGGAGATGGCGCCATCTTTAAAGGTTAG
- the LOC111899416 gene encoding disease resistance protein RUN1, whose product MAVLSKFVEGPSSSSTNNHKYEVFLSFRGVDTRYGFTNHLHKALLDANISTFLDDEEIKTRGELKPELESAIKASRAFVIVLSQNYASSSWCLDELVPILEQRMRSNQIVIPIFYHVEPTHIGKQESTFGVAIAEHKQKMEKMTNANKRSQLAQKIEGWTNALTQVANLKGMYAKGRKETEFVEEIVKDIYRRLHKMISDLPQLFGMSDSIEFITSWLKDDSSESYRGGILTILGMGGTGKTALAKYVYQLYFREFDATCFIEDIGRTCDAKNNGLLDLQKQLVDAISKKSSIQVYDVPVYTSKIENVLAYKKLNGSCSREKKLLGSLKILDLSFCEQLRRVGGFDELHALYEVVHRNLGIEERGHQ is encoded by the exons ATGGCTGTTCTCTCAAAATTTGTTGAAGGACCATCTTCTTCATCTACTAATaatcataaatatgaagtatttttaaGTTTCCGAGGTGTTGATACTCGTTATGGTTTCACAAATCATCTCCATAAGGCGCTCTTGGATGCAAATATTTCCACCTTTTTGGATGATGAAGAGATTAAAACTCGAGGAGAGCTAAAACCGGAATTGGAGAGTGCAATTAAAGCATCTAGGGCTTTTGTTATCGTGCTGTCCCAGAATTATGCTAGTTCCTCATGGTGTCTTGATGAATTGGTACCGATCCTTGAGCAACGTATGAGATCCAACCAAATTGTTATCCCTATCTTTTATCATGTTGAGCCCACCCATATTGGGAAGCAAGAAAGCACCTTTGGAGTTGCAATAGCTGAACACAAACAGAAGATGGAGAAAATGACAAATGCAAATAAAAGAAGTCAATTGGCTCAAAAGATTGAAGGATGGACTAATGCCCTTACACAAGTTGCTAATTTAAAAGGGATGTATGCAAAGGGCAG AAAAGAGACAGAGTTTGTCGAAGAGATTGTTAAGGACATCTACCGTAGATTACATAAGATGATAAGTGATCTGCCACAACTATTTGGGATGAGTGATTCCATTGAATTCATCACTTCATGGTTGAAAGATGATTCCTCAGAATCATATAGGGGAGGCATTCTCACTATTTTGGGTATGGGTGGCACAGGGAAGACAGCTTTAGCCAAATATGTCTACCAGTTATATTTTCGTGAATTTGACGCAACCTGCTTTATTGAAGATATCGGTAGGACATGTGACGCCAAAAATAATGGGTTGCTTGATCTGCAAAAACAACTCGTTGATGCCATTTCAAAAAAAAGTTCAATTCAAGTTTATGATGTTCCTGTATACACCTCAAAGATAGAGAATGTATTGGCCTATAAAAAG TTAAATGGATCCTGCTCTAGAGAGAAAAAGTTGCTTGGATCATTGAAGATTCTTGATTTAAGTTTTTGTGAACAACTTCGTAGAGTGGGTGGCTTTGATGAACTTCATGCACTCTACGAAGTTGTTCACAGAAACTTAGGCATAGAAGAAAGGGGCCATCAATAA